Proteins encoded together in one Streptomyces umbrinus window:
- the tnpA gene encoding IS200/IS605 family transposase, with amino-acid sequence MSPRWEPDPDIRRGNHVVYHLHAHLVFVTKYRREVFSDDMLTRCEEIMRDVCESFGAQLQEFNGEGDHVHLLVHYPPKIALSKLVNSLKGVSSRYLRAEYTGRINRIGTGSVFWSPSYFAGSCGGAPLSIVKDYIENQKRPA; translated from the coding sequence ATGTCACCACGCTGGGAACCAGATCCTGATATTAGACGGGGAAACCACGTCGTCTACCACCTCCACGCACACTTGGTGTTCGTCACCAAGTACCGACGTGAGGTCTTCAGCGACGACATGCTGACGCGCTGCGAGGAGATCATGCGGGACGTGTGCGAGAGCTTCGGCGCGCAGCTGCAGGAGTTCAACGGCGAAGGCGATCACGTCCACCTGCTCGTGCACTATCCGCCGAAAATCGCCCTGTCCAAGCTCGTCAACAGCCTCAAGGGCGTCAGCTCCCGGTACCTACGGGCGGAGTACACCGGCCGGATCAACCGGATCGGCACGGGCTCGGTGTTCTGGTCCCCGTCCTACTTCGCCGGGTCCTGCGGCGGCGCACCACTGAGCATCGTCAAGGACTACATCGAGAACCAGAAGCGCCCAGCCTGA
- a CDS encoding lytic polysaccharide monooxygenase auxiliary activity family 9 protein, with protein sequence MILTTPSPTPRTPRRLPLPARGRAFLLILLALVVTIPALGLVVSAGGEAKAHGTPMKPGSRTFLCWQDGLTDTGEIKPINPACKKAQQVSGTTPFYNWFSVLRSDGAGRTRGFVPDGELCSGGNTNFTGFNSPSADWPLTHLTSGATVDFSYNAWAAHPGWFYVYISKDGFDPTRSLTWNDMEEQPFLSVDHPPLNGSPGTVEANYSWSGKLPSGKSGRHLIYMVWQRSDSAETFYSCSDVVFDGGNGEVTGVHDPGNPTEPPPGACSATRRTTGNWSGGYQSEVTVTNTGEVPMLGWMVDWTLPGGQSVASLWSGNATYSGQNVMVHNADWNGSLDPGESASFGYVVQGSGGDTATALACRPG encoded by the coding sequence ATGATCCTGACAACCCCCTCGCCCACCCCACGGACCCCGCGGCGATTACCGCTACCCGCCCGCGGCAGAGCCTTCCTCCTCATCCTGCTGGCCCTGGTCGTCACGATCCCGGCGCTCGGTCTGGTCGTCTCGGCCGGCGGCGAGGCGAAAGCCCACGGCACCCCCATGAAGCCCGGCAGCCGCACCTTCCTGTGCTGGCAGGACGGGCTCACCGACACCGGTGAGATCAAACCGATCAACCCGGCCTGCAAGAAGGCGCAGCAGGTCAGCGGCACGACCCCGTTCTACAACTGGTTCTCGGTGCTCCGCTCCGACGGCGCGGGGCGCACCCGCGGCTTCGTGCCCGACGGCGAGCTGTGCAGCGGTGGCAACACCAACTTCACGGGCTTCAACTCCCCGAGCGCCGACTGGCCGTTGACCCATCTGACCTCGGGCGCGACCGTCGACTTCTCCTACAACGCCTGGGCCGCGCACCCGGGTTGGTTCTACGTCTACATCTCCAAGGACGGCTTCGACCCGACCAGGTCGCTCACCTGGAACGACATGGAGGAACAGCCGTTCCTGAGCGTCGACCACCCGCCGCTCAACGGCTCCCCGGGCACGGTCGAGGCGAACTACTCCTGGTCGGGCAAGCTTCCCTCGGGCAAGTCGGGCCGCCATCTGATCTACATGGTCTGGCAGCGCTCGGACAGCGCGGAGACCTTCTACTCCTGTTCCGACGTCGTCTTCGACGGCGGCAACGGAGAGGTGACGGGCGTCCACGACCCGGGCAACCCGACCGAGCCCCCGCCCGGCGCCTGCTCCGCCACCCGCCGCACGACGGGCAACTGGTCCGGCGGCTACCAGTCCGAGGTCACCGTCACCAACACCGGTGAGGTGCCGATGCTCGGCTGGATGGTCGACTGGACACTGCCGGGCGGCCAGTCCGTCGCCAGCCTCTGGAGCGGCAACGCCACGTACAGCGGTCAGAACGTGATGGTTCACAACGCGGACTGGAACGGGTCGCTCGATCCGGGCGAGAGCGCCTCGTTCGGGTACGTCGTCCAGGGGTCCGGGGGGGATACGGCGACGGCCCTCGCCTGTCGGCCGGGCTGA
- a CDS encoding sensor histidine kinase translates to MSSRLRLRERQWVQQWGRLGARSPRDHRAQRGRSLRSRLPLFVGVTLVAVCAVTALTVFLVQRAYLLGDLDQRVTNAAERVQSATRGTTEAGPAADKDLTFLDQRGQDVGTIAGTLDVDGYVSAARVVPQDGDPRNLSAAQRAALDGIEADGSLHTRTVPGLGTYRVTALADSGHAVLTGLPMDGVQDMIRDLIVVEAVVAVVGLAAAGCVCAVVIRRQLRPLGRVAATAVEVSRSPLDRGETTGLTPASGLTRVSERDTDPGSEAGQVAAALNRMIDHVETSLAQRQRGEEEIRRSEERIRHLLADASHELRTPLAAIAGYAELMNRGAGVIEPTLAWRRVSAESARMTGLVEDLLLLARLDEGRPPHAAEADLAALVAEAVWDARAAGSDHDWQLGLLLDTPALVVGDEARLHQVVASLLANARMHTPVGTTVVTSVEATDERRVIRVRDNGPGIPPTLLPRVFERFTRADASRSRPDARSGGSGLGLAIAAAITQAHGGRIGVESEPGRTEFTIELPAIGMPRLLPVDTVSAPSTPTPTPTQAQAQTPAPTPAPPSAPAPTRAPDIASSSMS, encoded by the coding sequence ATGAGTTCGCGACTGCGACTCCGGGAGCGGCAGTGGGTGCAGCAGTGGGGGCGGCTGGGGGCGCGGTCGCCGCGGGACCACCGTGCCCAGCGCGGCCGCTCGCTGCGGTCCCGCCTCCCGCTGTTCGTCGGAGTCACCCTCGTCGCCGTGTGCGCGGTGACGGCGCTCACCGTCTTCCTCGTCCAACGCGCCTATCTGCTCGGCGATCTGGACCAGCGCGTCACCAACGCCGCCGAGCGCGTTCAGAGCGCGACCCGGGGCACGACCGAGGCCGGGCCGGCCGCCGACAAGGACCTGACGTTCCTCGACCAGCGAGGTCAGGACGTCGGCACGATCGCGGGCACGCTCGACGTCGACGGGTACGTATCGGCCGCCCGGGTCGTCCCCCAGGACGGCGACCCGCGAAATCTCAGCGCCGCCCAACGCGCCGCGCTCGACGGCATCGAGGCCGACGGCTCCCTGCACACCCGGACCGTGCCCGGCCTCGGCACCTACCGGGTCACCGCCCTCGCCGACAGCGGGCACGCCGTCCTCACCGGCCTGCCGATGGATGGCGTACAGGACATGATCCGGGACCTGATCGTGGTCGAGGCCGTGGTCGCCGTCGTCGGTCTCGCCGCCGCGGGCTGCGTCTGCGCCGTCGTCATCCGGCGTCAGCTGCGGCCGCTGGGACGGGTCGCCGCCACCGCCGTCGAGGTCTCCCGCTCACCCCTGGACCGGGGCGAGACCACCGGCCTCACCCCCGCATCCGGCCTCACCCGCGTATCCGAACGGGACACCGACCCCGGCAGCGAGGCAGGCCAGGTCGCCGCCGCGCTCAACCGCATGATCGACCACGTGGAGACCTCGCTCGCCCAACGGCAGCGCGGCGAGGAGGAGATCCGCCGCAGCGAGGAACGCATACGCCACCTCCTCGCCGACGCCAGCCATGAACTCCGTACGCCGCTCGCGGCCATCGCCGGTTACGCGGAACTGATGAACCGCGGCGCGGGCGTGATCGAGCCCACGCTGGCCTGGCGGAGGGTCTCCGCCGAGTCGGCCCGCATGACCGGCCTCGTGGAGGACCTCCTGCTGCTCGCCCGGCTCGACGAGGGCCGGCCGCCGCACGCGGCCGAGGCGGACCTCGCGGCCCTGGTCGCCGAGGCGGTATGGGACGCGCGAGCCGCCGGGAGCGACCACGACTGGCAGCTCGGACTGCTCCTCGACACCCCGGCGCTCGTCGTCGGCGACGAGGCCCGACTGCACCAGGTGGTGGCCAGTCTGTTGGCCAACGCGCGTATGCACACACCTGTGGGCACGACCGTCGTCACCTCGGTCGAGGCCACGGACGAGCGTCGCGTCATCCGGGTACGCGACAACGGCCCCGGCATCCCGCCCACTCTGCTCCCCAGGGTCTTCGAACGCTTCACCCGAGCCGACGCCTCGCGCTCCCGCCCGGACGCCAGGTCCGGCGGCTCCGGTCTGGGCCTCGCCATCGCGGCGGCGATCACACAGGCGCACGGGGGCCGGATCGGAGTCGAGAGCGAGCCGGGACGCACGGAGTTCACCATCGAACTGCCCGCCATCGGGATGCCCCGACTGCTGCCCGTGGACACGGTCTCGGCTCCCTCGACACCGACTCCGACGCCGACACAGGCCCAGGCACAGACGCCGGCACCCACGCCCGCACCGCCCTCCGCCCCGGCACCGACACGAGCCCCGGACATCGCCTCCTCGTCCATGAGCTGA
- a CDS encoding S8 family peptidase, translating into MRRLHALWAVAGAAGLLTGAITPATAGPGAAVTMPDATPVQSAATSDAATTKNDAATGAGTTQSVTLLTGDTVSLTTGPDGRNAVDVRRGKGREAATFLSSERDGEISVLPADAVPLLQAGRLDPALFNITQLVKQGYADARTGATPLIATYSKGSATPDGARRTLALPGIDGAALSAKKSTAFWADIAPALGTEATSKAARQLGDGIEKIWLDAKVKASLDVSVPQIGAPEVWQSGYDGKGVKVAVLDTGVDAEHPDLAGKVAESQSFVPDQAVQDGHGHGTHVASTIVGSGSASDGKRKGVAPGAELLVGKVLGNDGRGQSSWIIAGMEWAARSGAKIVSMSLGGTASGPSDALSQSVDELSASTGTLFVVAAGNAGPSEQTIGTPGIADSALTVGAVDKADKLAPFSSRGPRLGDSAVKPEITAPGAAITAARASGTSMGTPVDANYTTAGGTSMATPHVSGAAALVAQAHPDWTGQQIKQALASTAKTNADNSVFEQGDGRVDAVRAVRQGVFATPALSFGKFEDGDAEIVTKEITYTNTTDTAVELKVASSLAEAVPGDGTVTVPAKGTATVPVGVDPAKEAQGRYTGHVTATADGIQVTTAVGFEKAPKTYDLKVSLVGRDGKPSTAASIYTLQELNGAYPDEYGFLGTGWTWQVPAGTYSIATWIPDRDGGGTAVGTSIVGNPEIKVNGDTEVVLDARKAVEIKPKTKQDSEFQGFSTNWHREGPGSAWGLTYSQGWWTDHVYVAPTEKVTEGTLEFSAKFRVYAKELTASVTSPEKSELSSIYYSQTYNDFPLKISGDRKVQAVDAGGGTEADFAGLDVKGKVAVVGVGATERAQSALDNATKAGAGYLIVYRKTPGYWIEAVDRATTVPLMIATGEEGARLTGLLQSGKKTGKKVTLKLGGTPVSPYVYNLLAAQSGSISKNQTYDLGKSTTVKRTARYHGATAGEIGADTVYTFRPWQAFSIENSKYLELGTERDEYYYVDPDTRTRHVVYPNWDTLRGQWSPLRTFSKAATEPTENWLRQVVRPGTSEEYGLSERTGDELTLSVAELSDSTPGHYGYIDGTDSTAKGKLYADGQLVGDSTLGGYGIFNVAADKASYRFELDVQRRTDWAKYSTSTHSEWTFASAHTDTATALPLLTVGIAPKGLDLLNRAKSGRELEIGLPVANQLGSVRASTLKAWASYDDGASWKEVKVKNGKARFKPAKGAESVSLRVRATDRDGNGIDQTVLRAFGLK; encoded by the coding sequence ATGCGAAGACTCCACGCCCTCTGGGCCGTGGCCGGAGCGGCCGGACTGCTCACGGGGGCGATCACGCCCGCGACGGCCGGTCCCGGGGCCGCGGTCACCATGCCCGACGCCACGCCCGTACAGAGCGCCGCCACAAGCGACGCCGCGACCACGAAGAACGACGCCGCGACCGGCGCCGGAACCACTCAGTCCGTCACCCTCCTCACCGGCGACACCGTGTCGCTCACCACGGGACCGGACGGCAGGAACGCCGTCGACGTCCGGCGCGGCAAGGGCCGTGAGGCCGCCACCTTCCTGTCCAGCGAGCGCGACGGCGAGATCAGCGTCCTCCCGGCGGACGCCGTCCCGCTGCTGCAGGCGGGCCGCCTCGATCCGGCGCTCTTCAACATCACCCAGCTGGTGAAGCAGGGATACGCCGACGCCAGGACCGGCGCCACCCCGCTCATCGCCACCTACAGCAAGGGCAGTGCGACGCCCGACGGCGCGCGACGCACACTCGCGCTGCCCGGCATCGACGGCGCCGCGCTGAGCGCGAAGAAGTCCACCGCCTTCTGGGCGGACATCGCCCCCGCGCTCGGCACCGAAGCGACCTCGAAGGCCGCGCGGCAGCTCGGCGACGGCATCGAGAAGATCTGGCTGGACGCCAAGGTGAAGGCGTCCCTCGACGTGAGCGTTCCGCAGATCGGCGCACCCGAGGTATGGCAGTCGGGCTACGACGGCAAGGGCGTCAAGGTCGCGGTCCTGGACACGGGTGTGGACGCCGAACACCCGGACCTCGCCGGGAAGGTCGCCGAGTCCCAGAGCTTCGTACCGGACCAGGCGGTGCAGGACGGTCACGGCCACGGCACTCATGTGGCGTCCACGATCGTCGGCTCGGGCTCGGCATCGGACGGCAAGCGCAAGGGAGTCGCGCCGGGCGCCGAACTGCTGGTCGGCAAGGTGCTGGGCAACGACGGCCGGGGCCAGTCCTCGTGGATCATCGCGGGCATGGAGTGGGCGGCCCGCTCCGGCGCGAAGATCGTGTCGATGTCGCTGGGCGGTACGGCGTCGGGCCCCTCCGACGCGCTCAGCCAGAGCGTCGACGAGCTGTCCGCCTCCACGGGTACCCTCTTCGTCGTCGCGGCGGGCAACGCCGGCCCGTCCGAGCAGACCATCGGCACCCCGGGCATCGCCGACTCGGCGCTGACGGTGGGCGCGGTCGACAAGGCCGACAAGCTCGCCCCGTTCTCCAGCCGCGGCCCGCGCCTCGGCGACTCCGCGGTCAAGCCGGAGATCACGGCTCCGGGCGCGGCCATCACGGCGGCCCGCGCCTCGGGCACCTCCATGGGCACGCCCGTCGACGCCAACTACACGACGGCGGGCGGCACTTCGATGGCGACGCCGCACGTCTCGGGCGCGGCGGCCCTGGTCGCGCAGGCCCATCCGGACTGGACGGGCCAGCAGATCAAGCAGGCCCTTGCCAGTACCGCGAAGACGAATGCCGACAACTCCGTGTTCGAACAGGGAGACGGCAGGGTCGACGCCGTACGGGCGGTCCGGCAAGGTGTCTTCGCGACCCCGGCGCTGAGCTTCGGCAAGTTCGAGGACGGCGACGCCGAGATCGTCACCAAGGAGATCACGTACACCAACACCACTGACACTGCGGTGGAGTTGAAGGTCGCCTCGTCGCTCGCCGAGGCCGTCCCGGGCGACGGAACGGTGACTGTTCCGGCCAAGGGCACCGCCACGGTCCCGGTCGGCGTCGACCCCGCGAAGGAGGCCCAGGGCCGGTACACGGGCCATGTCACGGCGACCGCCGACGGCATCCAGGTCACCACGGCCGTCGGCTTCGAGAAGGCGCCGAAGACGTACGACCTCAAGGTCTCGCTCGTGGGCCGCGACGGCAAACCGTCCACCGCGGCGTCGATCTACACGCTCCAGGAACTGAACGGCGCGTACCCCGACGAGTACGGCTTCCTCGGCACCGGCTGGACCTGGCAGGTTCCGGCCGGCACCTACTCGATCGCGACCTGGATCCCGGACCGCGACGGGGGCGGCACCGCCGTCGGCACCTCGATCGTGGGCAACCCCGAGATCAAGGTGAACGGGGACACCGAGGTCGTCCTCGACGCCCGCAAGGCCGTCGAGATCAAGCCGAAGACCAAGCAGGACTCCGAGTTCCAGGGCTTCAGCACCAACTGGCACCGCGAAGGACCGGGCAGCGCCTGGGGCCTGACGTACAGCCAGGGCTGGTGGACCGACCACGTCTATGTGGCGCCGACCGAGAAGGTCACCGAGGGAACCCTGGAGTTCTCCGCCAAGTTCCGGGTGTACGCGAAGGAGTTGACGGCGAGCGTCACCAGCCCGGAGAAGTCCGAGCTGTCCTCGATCTACTACTCCCAGACGTACAACGACTTCCCGTTGAAGATCAGCGGTGACCGCAAGGTCCAGGCGGTGGACGCGGGCGGCGGTACCGAGGCCGACTTCGCGGGTCTCGACGTCAAGGGCAAGGTGGCCGTGGTCGGGGTCGGCGCCACGGAGCGGGCACAGAGCGCTCTGGACAACGCGACCAAGGCCGGCGCCGGTTACCTCATCGTGTACCGCAAGACCCCCGGCTACTGGATCGAGGCCGTGGATCGCGCGACCACCGTCCCGCTGATGATCGCCACCGGCGAGGAGGGCGCCAGGCTCACCGGCCTGCTGCAGTCCGGCAAGAAGACCGGCAAGAAGGTCACGCTGAAGCTGGGCGGCACGCCGGTCAGCCCGTACGTCTACAACCTGCTCGCCGCGCAGAGCGGCTCCATCTCCAAGAACCAGACGTACGACCTGGGCAAGTCCACCACGGTGAAGCGGACGGCCCGTTACCACGGAGCCACGGCCGGCGAGATCGGCGCGGACACCGTGTACACCTTCCGCCCCTGGCAGGCCTTCAGCATCGAGAACAGCAAGTACCTGGAGCTGGGCACGGAACGCGACGAGTACTACTACGTCGACCCCGACACCCGCACCCGGCACGTCGTCTATCCGAACTGGGACACGCTCAGGGGCCAGTGGAGCCCGCTGCGCACCTTCAGCAAGGCGGCCACGGAGCCCACCGAGAACTGGCTGCGCCAGGTCGTCCGGCCCGGCACCAGCGAGGAGTACGGCCTCTCCGAACGCACCGGCGACGAACTCACCCTCTCGGTGGCGGAGTTGAGCGACTCCACGCCGGGCCACTACGGATACATCGACGGCACCGACAGCACCGCGAAGGGCAAGCTCTACGCGGACGGGCAACTCGTCGGTGACTCGACGCTCGGCGGGTACGGCATCTTCAACGTGGCGGCGGACAAGGCCTCGTACCGCTTCGAACTGGACGTGCAGCGCCGGACGGACTGGGCCAAGTACTCCACGAGCACCCACAGCGAATGGACCTTCGCCTCGGCGCACACCGACACCGCGACGGCGCTGCCGCTGCTCACCGTCGGTATCGCCCCGAAGGGCCTCGACCTCCTCAACCGGGCCAAGAGCGGCCGGGAGTTGGAGATCGGGCTGCCGGTCGCGAACCAGCTGGGAAGCGTCCGGGCGAGCACGCTCAAGGCATGGGCCTCCTACGACGACGGCGCGTCCTGGAAGGAGGTGAAGGTCAAGAACGGCAAGGCGCGGTTCAAGCCGGCGAAGGGTGCCGAATCGGTGTCGCTGCGCGTGCGGGCCACCGACCGCGACGGCAACGGGATCGACCAGACCGTACTGCGGGCCTTCGGCCTGAAGTAG
- a CDS encoding helix-turn-helix transcriptional regulator, whose translation MVNTAYDTARQTPAASPWAAVGVSVFDELVYQAILNQPDAGAAGWALLTGGPPARVRESCNRLLTLGLLQPPDSMGGLRAVDPRVGIRALIRRRETESELLAATAEEMATAYEAGLLREEPARLVEVVSGEGANAARLEELYARAEHEVCLFDTPPYLAPRTPQLDLQADLLSRGVVYRAVYAATALEDPDVLTHAWKMVELGEQARVLPSVPVKMLLIDGRRAMLPLTASETGGYCAVVVRHSAVTEALQKLFDLAWQQATPLGQTAGSAELPEGERVLIRLLAAGMKDEAVARHLGVSLRTLRRRVSELQERLGAASRFQLGVRAAQRGWV comes from the coding sequence ATGGTGAACACGGCATACGACACGGCACGACAGACCCCCGCCGCGAGCCCCTGGGCCGCGGTGGGGGTCTCCGTCTTCGACGAGCTGGTCTACCAGGCGATCCTCAATCAGCCCGATGCCGGGGCGGCCGGCTGGGCGCTGCTCACCGGTGGCCCGCCGGCACGGGTGCGCGAGTCCTGCAACCGGCTGCTGACGCTCGGACTTCTCCAACCCCCGGACTCCATGGGCGGGTTACGCGCGGTCGACCCACGGGTGGGGATCCGCGCGCTGATCCGGCGGCGCGAGACGGAGTCCGAACTGCTCGCCGCCACCGCCGAGGAGATGGCCACCGCGTACGAGGCCGGGCTGCTGCGCGAGGAACCTGCCCGGCTGGTGGAGGTCGTCTCCGGGGAGGGCGCCAACGCGGCCCGCCTGGAGGAGCTGTACGCACGTGCCGAGCACGAGGTGTGCCTCTTCGACACACCCCCGTATCTCGCCCCGCGCACCCCGCAGTTGGACCTCCAGGCCGATCTGCTCAGCCGCGGGGTGGTCTATCGCGCGGTCTACGCGGCGACCGCTCTGGAGGACCCGGACGTCCTGACGCACGCCTGGAAGATGGTCGAACTCGGCGAGCAGGCCCGGGTGTTGCCCTCGGTACCGGTCAAGATGCTGCTGATCGACGGGCGTCGGGCGATGCTCCCGCTGACCGCCTCCGAGACGGGCGGCTACTGCGCCGTCGTGGTACGCCACTCGGCGGTGACCGAGGCCCTGCAGAAGCTCTTCGACCTGGCCTGGCAGCAGGCGACTCCGCTCGGCCAGACGGCCGGGAGCGCTGAACTCCCCGAGGGCGAGCGGGTGTTGATCCGGCTGCTGGCGGCCGGGATGAAGGACGAGGCGGTGGCCCGCCATCTGGGCGTCAGCCTCAGAACCCTGCGACGCCGGGTGAGCGAACTCCAGGAACGGCTGGGCGCGGCGAGCAGGTTCCAGCTTGGGGTACGAGCGGCTCAGCGCGGCTGGGTGTAG
- the acnA gene encoding aconitate hydratase AcnA: MSANSFDARSTLSVGDESYEIFRLDKVEGSARLPYSLKVLLENLLRTEDGANITADHIRALGGWDSQAQPSQEIQFTPARVIMQDFTGVPCVVDLATMREAVKELGGDAAKINPLAPAELVIDHSVIADKFGTNEAFAQNVELEYGRNRERYQFLRWGQTAFDEFKVVPPGTGIVHQVNIEHLARTVMVRGGQAYPDTLVGTDSHTTMVNGLGVLGWGVGGIEAEAAMLGQPVSMLIPRVVGFKLTGELTPGTTATDLVLTITEMLRKHGVVGKFVEFYGEGVAATSLANRATIGNMSPEFGSTAAIFPIDGETLKYLKLTGRSEQQVALVEAYAKEQGLWLDPAAEPDFSEKLELDLSTVVPSIAGPKRPQDRIVLANAAEQFKSDVRNYVDTADEAGKESFPASDAPANHPNGAPSNPVTVTAADGSTYEIDHGAVTVAAITSCTNTSNPYVMVAAALVAKKAVEKGLTRKPWVKTTLAPGSKVVTDYFDKAGLTPYLDKVGFNLVGYGCTTCIGNSGPLPEEVSKAVNDHDLAVTSVLSGNRNFEGRINPDVKMNYLASPPLVVAYALAGSMKVDITRDALGVDQEGKPVFLTDIWPTEAEVNDVVANAIGEDMFNKSYQDVFAGDAQWQALPIPTGNTFEWDPQSTYVRKPPYFEGMTMETTPVSDITGARVLAKLGDSVTTDHISPAGAIKADTPAGKYLTEHGIERRDFNSYGSRRGNHEVMIRGTFANIRLRNQIAPGTEGGYTRDFTVDGGPVSFIYDASRNYIEQGTPLVILAGKEYGSGSSRDWAAKGTALLGVKAVVAESYERIHRSNLIGMGVIPLQYPEGQSAESLGLTGEEAFSIAGITELNDGTTPRTVKVTTDTGVEFDAVVRIDTPGEADYYRNGGILQYVLRSLIRK, from the coding sequence GTGTCGGCGAACAGCTTCGACGCCCGTAGCACGCTCAGCGTGGGCGACGAGTCGTACGAGATCTTCCGGCTGGACAAGGTGGAAGGCTCGGCCCGCCTTCCGTACAGCCTCAAGGTCCTGCTGGAGAACCTGCTCCGTACCGAGGACGGCGCGAACATCACCGCCGACCACATCCGTGCTCTTGGCGGCTGGGACTCGCAGGCCCAGCCCAGCCAGGAGATCCAGTTCACGCCGGCCCGCGTGATCATGCAGGACTTCACCGGTGTGCCCTGTGTCGTGGACCTCGCCACCATGCGTGAGGCCGTGAAGGAGCTGGGCGGCGACGCGGCGAAGATCAACCCGCTGGCCCCCGCCGAGCTGGTCATCGACCACTCCGTCATCGCCGACAAGTTCGGCACGAACGAGGCCTTCGCGCAGAACGTCGAGCTGGAGTACGGCCGCAACCGCGAGCGCTACCAGTTCCTGCGCTGGGGCCAGACCGCCTTCGACGAGTTCAAGGTCGTCCCGCCGGGCACCGGCATCGTCCACCAGGTCAACATCGAGCACCTCGCGCGGACCGTCATGGTCCGAGGCGGGCAGGCGTACCCCGACACCCTCGTCGGTACGGACTCGCACACCACCATGGTCAACGGCCTGGGTGTACTGGGCTGGGGCGTCGGCGGTATCGAGGCCGAGGCCGCGATGCTCGGCCAGCCGGTCTCGATGCTCATCCCGCGCGTCGTCGGCTTCAAGCTCACCGGTGAGCTCACGCCCGGCACCACCGCCACCGACCTCGTGCTCACGATCACCGAGATGCTCCGCAAGCACGGTGTCGTCGGCAAGTTCGTCGAGTTCTACGGCGAGGGTGTGGCGGCCACGAGCCTCGCCAACCGCGCCACCATCGGCAACATGTCGCCGGAGTTCGGCTCCACCGCCGCGATCTTCCCGATCGACGGCGAGACGCTGAAGTACCTGAAGCTGACCGGCCGCAGCGAGCAGCAGGTCGCCCTCGTCGAGGCGTACGCCAAGGAGCAGGGCCTCTGGCTCGACCCGGCCGCCGAGCCCGACTTCTCCGAGAAGCTTGAGCTGGACCTCTCCACGGTCGTCCCGTCGATCGCCGGCCCGAAGCGCCCGCAGGACCGCATCGTCCTCGCGAACGCCGCCGAGCAGTTCAAGAGCGACGTCCGCAACTACGTCGACACCGCCGACGAGGCCGGCAAGGAGTCCTTCCCGGCCTCCGACGCCCCGGCGAACCACCCCAACGGCGCCCCGTCCAACCCGGTCACCGTGACCGCCGCCGACGGCTCCACGTACGAGATCGACCACGGTGCGGTGACGGTCGCGGCCATCACCTCCTGCACCAACACCTCGAACCCGTACGTCATGGTCGCCGCCGCGCTCGTCGCGAAGAAGGCCGTGGAGAAGGGGCTCACGCGCAAGCCCTGGGTGAAGACCACCCTCGCGCCCGGCTCCAAGGTCGTCACCGACTACTTCGACAAGGCGGGGCTCACCCCCTACCTCGACAAGGTCGGCTTCAACCTCGTCGGCTACGGCTGCACCACCTGCATCGGCAACTCCGGCCCGCTGCCGGAGGAGGTCTCCAAGGCCGTCAACGACCACGACCTGGCCGTGACCTCGGTGCTCTCCGGCAACCGTAACTTCGAGGGCCGGATCAACCCCGACGTCAAGATGAACTACCTGGCCTCCCCGCCGCTGGTCGTCGCGTACGCCCTCGCGGGGTCCATGAAGGTGGACATCACGCGCGACGCGCTCGGCGTCGACCAGGAGGGCAAGCCGGTCTTCCTGACCGACATCTGGCCCACCGAGGCCGAGGTCAACGACGTCGTGGCGAACGCCATCGGCGAGGACATGTTCAACAAGTCCTACCAGGACGTCTTCGCGGGCGACGCCCAGTGGCAGGCGCTGCCGATCCCGACCGGCAACACCTTCGAGTGGGACCCGCAGTCCACCTACGTGCGCAAGCCCCCGTACTTCGAGGGCATGACGATGGAGACCACCCCGGTCTCCGACATCACCGGCGCGCGCGTCCTCGCCAAGCTGGGCGACTCGGTGACGACGGACCACATCTCGCCCGCCGGCGCCATCAAGGCCGACACCCCGGCCGGCAAGTACCTCACCGAGCACGGCATCGAGCGGCGTGACTTCAACTCCTACGGCTCGCGCCGGGGCAACCACGAGGTCATGATCCGCGGCACCTTCGCCAACATCCGCCTGCGCAACCAGATCGCGCCGGGCACCGAGGGCGGCTACACCCGCGACTTCACCGTCGACGGCGGTCCGGTCTCCTTCATCTACGACGCCTCGCGCAACTACATCGAGCAGGGCACCCCGCTGGTCATCCTGGCCGGCAAGGAGTACGGCTCCGGCTCGTCCCGCGACTGGGCCGCCAAGGGCACCGCGCTCCTCGGCGTCAAGGCCGTCGTCGCCGAGTCCTACGAGCGCATCCACCGCTCCAACCTCATCGGCATGGGCGTCATCCCGCTGCAGTACCCGGAGGGCCAGTCCGCCGAGAGCCTCGGCCTGACCGGCGAGGAGGCCTTCTCCATCGCCGGCATCACCGAGCTGAACGACGGCACGACCCCCCGTACGGTCAAGGTCACCACCGACACCGGTGTGGAGTTCGACGCGGTCGTCCGCATCGACACCCCCGGTGAGGCGGACTACTACCGCAACGGCGGCATCCTGCAGTACGTGCTGCGCAGCCTGATCCGCAAGTAG
- a CDS encoding DUF4236 domain-containing protein, translating into MPLTFRKSFRILPGVRLNINRRSWSITSGGKNGPRRTHSSTGRRTTSMDLPGPFGWRRTTTKRPKRG; encoded by the coding sequence ATGCCCCTCACATTCCGTAAGAGCTTCCGGATCCTGCCCGGGGTACGGCTGAACATCAACCGTCGCTCGTGGTCCATCACCAGCGGCGGCAAGAACGGACCGCGGCGCACACACAGCAGCACGGGCCGCCGGACCACCTCGATGGATCTGCCGGGCCCCTTCGGCTGGCGACGCACCACGACCAAGCGCCCCAAGCGCGGCTGA